In Nothobranchius furzeri strain GRZ-AD chromosome 18, NfurGRZ-RIMD1, whole genome shotgun sequence, a single genomic region encodes these proteins:
- the nol10 gene encoding nucleolar protein 10 isoform X1, producing MQISNVNDVKIYNLSYGKSLPEWLSDRKKRQLQKKDVDIQRRIELIQDFEMPTVCTSIKVSRDGQFVLAAGTYKPRIRCYDTYQLSLKFERCLDSEVVAFDILSDDYSKLVFLHCDRYVEFHSQHGHYYKTRIPKFGRDFSYHYPSCDLFFVGMSSEVYRLNLEQGRFLNSLQTDAAENNVCDINPVHHLFATGTSEGKVECWDPRVRSRVGLLDCALSSLTEGAEVRGLPSISALKFNGSLCMAVGTSTGQVLLYDLRSSEPLLVKDHFYDLPIKSLNFHQPLDLIVSADCKIIKMWNRDTGKQFCSLQPQTNINDVCMYPDSGMLFTANEDPKMNTFYIPALGPAPRWCSFLDSLTEELEESPESAVYDDYKFVTRKDLENLGLSHLVGTSLLRAYMHGFFMDIRLYHKVKSMANPFAYEEYRKEKIRQKIEESRTQRVQVKKLPKVNKDLALKLMEEGDDEAEEAPRKKKGKALPSILGDDRFKVMFENPDFQVDEQSEEFRLLNPIVSKVGLKRKKKLRLLAQQDAASQQAAEDEEPEGKASSEEESSDDDKSWVEEVREQRRLLRQENRDRRRQERKDADRDTVLLDRGQNQEKTSQPQFYQLKPGEEFRSFKDVAHKQKLQKASLEDRLKMEESSGINSAVDTAVGSKQLTFTLRKSEQQRKQQQAEREHREERKKLRRAAGHLSSSRGRGRGGRGRGRGHY from the exons ATGCAGATATCAAATGTCAACGATGTGAAAATTTATAACTTAAGCTACGGGAAATCTCTTCCCGAG TGGTTGTCGGACCGGAAGAAAAGACAGCTGCAGAAGAAAGATGTTG ACATTCAGCGTCGGATTGAGCTCATCCAGGACTTTGAGATGCCCACGGTGTGTACCTCCATCAAAGTGTCCCGGGATGGTCAGTTTGTCCTGGCAGCGG gaACCTATAAACCCAGAATTCGTTGTTACGACACCTATCAGCTGTCCCTGAAATTTGAGCGTTGTTTAGATTCGGAAG TTGTGGCCTTTGACATTCTGTCTGACGACTACTCTAAG CTGGTGTTTTTGCACTGCGACCGCTACGTGGAGTTCCACTCCCAACACGGACACTACTACAAGACTCGTATTCCAAAGTTTGGACGGGACTTTTCGTACCACTACCCTTCCTGTGACCTTTTCTTTGTGGGCATGAG TTCTGAGGTGTACAGGCTGAATCTGGAACAGGGCCGCTTTCTGAACTCCCTTCAGACAGACGCTGC AGAGAACAACGTGTGCGACATCAATCCCGTTCATCACTTGTTTGCAACAGGAACCTCTGAG GGAAAGGTGGAATGTTGGGACCCTCGTGTCCGGAGCCGAGTGGGCCTTCTGGACTGCGCCCTGAGCAGCCTGACCGAAGGAGCAGA GGTCCGGGGTTTACCTTCCATCAGTGCGCTGAAGTTCAACGGCTCCCTCTGCATGGCGGTAGGCACCAGCACAGGGCAG GTGCTGCTGTACGATCTACGCTCCAGCGAACCGCTGCTGGTCAAAGACCACTTCTACGACCTGCCAATCAAATCCCTCAACTTCCACCAGCCGCTGGACCTCATCGTGTCTGCTGACTGCAAGATAATAAAGATGTGGAACAGAGACACC GGGAAGCAGTTCTGCTCCCTTCAGCCTCAAACCAACATCAACGATGTTTGCATGTATCCTGATTCAG GAATGCTCTTCACCGCCAACGAAGACCCTAAAATGAACACGTTCTACATCCCA gcTCTGGGCCCCGCTCCTCGATGGTGCTCGTTTCTTGACAGCCTAAcggaggagctggaggagagcCCGGAGAGCGCCGTGTATGACGACTACAAGTTCGTCACCAGGAAGGACCTGGAGAACCTGG GTTTGTCTCACCTAGTGGGAACGTCTCTGCTCCGAGCCTACATGCACGGCTTCTTCATGGATATACGGCTTTATCACAAG GTGAAAAGCATGGCCAATCCTTTTGCATACGAGGAATACCGCAAGGAGAAGATCCGTCAGAAGATCGAGGAGTCCCGGACGCAGAGGGTTCAGGTTAAG AAGCTGCCAAAGGTGAACAAGGACCTGGCTCTGAAGCTGATGGAGGAGGGTGACGATGAAGCCGAGGAGGCTCCGAGGAAAAAGAAGGGCAAG GCGCTCCCGAGCATCCTGGGAGACGATCGATTCAAGGTGATGTTCGAGAATCCGGACTTCCAAGTGGACGAGCAGAGCGAGGAGTTCCGGCTGCTCAACCCCATCGTCTCCAAGGTGGGactaaagaggaagaagaagctgcGTCTGCTGGCTCAGCAGGACGCCGCCTCCCAACAG GCGGCAGAAGACGAAGAGCCGGAGGGCAAAGCCAGCTCCGAGGAGGAGAGCTCCGACGACGACAAGAGCTGGGTGGAAGAGGtgagggagcagaggaggttactGCGGCAGGAGAACAGAGACCGGCGTCGGCAGGAGAGGAAGGACGCCGACCGAGACACCGTCCTGCTGGACCGGGGACAGAACCAAGAGAAGACGAGTCAGCCGCAGTTTTATCAGCTCAAACCTGGAGAGGAGTTCCGAAGTTTTAAGGACGTGGCCCACAAACAGAAACTACAGAA GGCGTCTCTGGAGGACCGGCTGAAGATGGAGGAAAGCTCTGGAATCAACAGCGCCGTCGACACGGCCGTGGGCAGCAAACAGCTGACCTTCACTCTCAGAAAG TCGGAGCAgcagaggaagcagcagcaggCGGAGCGGGAACACCGCGAGGAGAGGAAGAAGCTGCGCCGAGCGGCCGGACACTTGAGCAGCAGCCGGGGGAGAGGCcggggggggagggggagggggagaggtcaCTACTGA
- the nol10 gene encoding nucleolar protein 10 isoform X2, with translation MPTVCTSIKVSRDGQFVLAAGTYKPRIRCYDTYQLSLKFERCLDSEVVAFDILSDDYSKLVFLHCDRYVEFHSQHGHYYKTRIPKFGRDFSYHYPSCDLFFVGMSSEVYRLNLEQGRFLNSLQTDAAENNVCDINPVHHLFATGTSEGKVECWDPRVRSRVGLLDCALSSLTEGAEVRGLPSISALKFNGSLCMAVGTSTGQVLLYDLRSSEPLLVKDHFYDLPIKSLNFHQPLDLIVSADCKIIKMWNRDTGKQFCSLQPQTNINDVCMYPDSGMLFTANEDPKMNTFYIPALGPAPRWCSFLDSLTEELEESPESAVYDDYKFVTRKDLENLGLSHLVGTSLLRAYMHGFFMDIRLYHKVKSMANPFAYEEYRKEKIRQKIEESRTQRVQVKKLPKVNKDLALKLMEEGDDEAEEAPRKKKGKALPSILGDDRFKVMFENPDFQVDEQSEEFRLLNPIVSKVGLKRKKKLRLLAQQDAASQQAAEDEEPEGKASSEEESSDDDKSWVEEVREQRRLLRQENRDRRRQERKDADRDTVLLDRGQNQEKTSQPQFYQLKPGEEFRSFKDVAHKQKLQKASLEDRLKMEESSGINSAVDTAVGSKQLTFTLRKSEQQRKQQQAEREHREERKKLRRAAGHLSSSRGRGRGGRGRGRGHY, from the exons ATGCCCACGGTGTGTACCTCCATCAAAGTGTCCCGGGATGGTCAGTTTGTCCTGGCAGCGG gaACCTATAAACCCAGAATTCGTTGTTACGACACCTATCAGCTGTCCCTGAAATTTGAGCGTTGTTTAGATTCGGAAG TTGTGGCCTTTGACATTCTGTCTGACGACTACTCTAAG CTGGTGTTTTTGCACTGCGACCGCTACGTGGAGTTCCACTCCCAACACGGACACTACTACAAGACTCGTATTCCAAAGTTTGGACGGGACTTTTCGTACCACTACCCTTCCTGTGACCTTTTCTTTGTGGGCATGAG TTCTGAGGTGTACAGGCTGAATCTGGAACAGGGCCGCTTTCTGAACTCCCTTCAGACAGACGCTGC AGAGAACAACGTGTGCGACATCAATCCCGTTCATCACTTGTTTGCAACAGGAACCTCTGAG GGAAAGGTGGAATGTTGGGACCCTCGTGTCCGGAGCCGAGTGGGCCTTCTGGACTGCGCCCTGAGCAGCCTGACCGAAGGAGCAGA GGTCCGGGGTTTACCTTCCATCAGTGCGCTGAAGTTCAACGGCTCCCTCTGCATGGCGGTAGGCACCAGCACAGGGCAG GTGCTGCTGTACGATCTACGCTCCAGCGAACCGCTGCTGGTCAAAGACCACTTCTACGACCTGCCAATCAAATCCCTCAACTTCCACCAGCCGCTGGACCTCATCGTGTCTGCTGACTGCAAGATAATAAAGATGTGGAACAGAGACACC GGGAAGCAGTTCTGCTCCCTTCAGCCTCAAACCAACATCAACGATGTTTGCATGTATCCTGATTCAG GAATGCTCTTCACCGCCAACGAAGACCCTAAAATGAACACGTTCTACATCCCA gcTCTGGGCCCCGCTCCTCGATGGTGCTCGTTTCTTGACAGCCTAAcggaggagctggaggagagcCCGGAGAGCGCCGTGTATGACGACTACAAGTTCGTCACCAGGAAGGACCTGGAGAACCTGG GTTTGTCTCACCTAGTGGGAACGTCTCTGCTCCGAGCCTACATGCACGGCTTCTTCATGGATATACGGCTTTATCACAAG GTGAAAAGCATGGCCAATCCTTTTGCATACGAGGAATACCGCAAGGAGAAGATCCGTCAGAAGATCGAGGAGTCCCGGACGCAGAGGGTTCAGGTTAAG AAGCTGCCAAAGGTGAACAAGGACCTGGCTCTGAAGCTGATGGAGGAGGGTGACGATGAAGCCGAGGAGGCTCCGAGGAAAAAGAAGGGCAAG GCGCTCCCGAGCATCCTGGGAGACGATCGATTCAAGGTGATGTTCGAGAATCCGGACTTCCAAGTGGACGAGCAGAGCGAGGAGTTCCGGCTGCTCAACCCCATCGTCTCCAAGGTGGGactaaagaggaagaagaagctgcGTCTGCTGGCTCAGCAGGACGCCGCCTCCCAACAG GCGGCAGAAGACGAAGAGCCGGAGGGCAAAGCCAGCTCCGAGGAGGAGAGCTCCGACGACGACAAGAGCTGGGTGGAAGAGGtgagggagcagaggaggttactGCGGCAGGAGAACAGAGACCGGCGTCGGCAGGAGAGGAAGGACGCCGACCGAGACACCGTCCTGCTGGACCGGGGACAGAACCAAGAGAAGACGAGTCAGCCGCAGTTTTATCAGCTCAAACCTGGAGAGGAGTTCCGAAGTTTTAAGGACGTGGCCCACAAACAGAAACTACAGAA GGCGTCTCTGGAGGACCGGCTGAAGATGGAGGAAAGCTCTGGAATCAACAGCGCCGTCGACACGGCCGTGGGCAGCAAACAGCTGACCTTCACTCTCAGAAAG TCGGAGCAgcagaggaagcagcagcaggCGGAGCGGGAACACCGCGAGGAGAGGAAGAAGCTGCGCCGAGCGGCCGGACACTTGAGCAGCAGCCGGGGGAGAGGCcggggggggagggggagggggagaggtcaCTACTGA
- the kcnf1b gene encoding voltage-gated potassium channel regulatory subunit KCNF1, which translates to MWTVPKPRYRSDASAEEEEVTVNIGGVRVVLFGDVLMRYPESRLAELATCSTQNSELISSLCDDFDPSRNEFYFDRDPDAFKCIVDVYYFDEIHIKNGICPICFVKEMEFWKIDQSVLDECCKSYLSEKEEELTEIANKVKVILEDMDVDRCVTRTQRCQRFMWRLMEKPDSSLPARIVAIASFLSILVSAVVMCVSTIPELQVTNVEGKQVENPTLEGIETACMLWFTAEFALRLASSPNKLRFVLSFMNIIDFMAIMPFYVVLSLTCLGTSSMMELVNVQQAVQALRIMRIARIFKLARHSSGLQTLTYALKRSLKELGLLLMYMGVGIFVFSALAYTMEQSHPETLFRSIPQSFWWAIITMTTVGYGDIYPKTTLGKCNAAVSFLCGVIAIALPIHPIINNFVVFYNKQKVLETAAKHEVELMELKSSREARRRSDE; encoded by the coding sequence ATGTGGACCGTTCCGAAGCCCAGATACAGAAGTGATGCGagcgcagaggaggaggaggtcacgGTGAACATAGGCGGAGTGAGGGTGGTGCTGTTCGGGGATGTTCTGATGCGCTACCCGGAGAGCAGACTGGCCGAGTTGGCCACCTGCTCCACGCAGAACTCGGAGCTCATTTCTTCTCTCTGTGATGACTTCGACCCGAGCAGGAACGAGTTCTACTTTGATAGAGACCCGGATGCGTTCAAGTGCATCGTTGATGTTTATTATTTCGATGAGATCCACATTAAAAACGGCATCTGTCCCATCTGCTTCGTCAAAGAGATGGAGTTCTGGAAGATCGACCAGAGCGTGTTGGATGAGTGCTGTAAAAGTTACCTGAGCGAGAAGGAGGAAGAGCTGACAGAGATCGCGAACAAAGTAAAGGTGATTTTGGAAGATATGGATGTGGATCGGTGCGTCACGCGCACCCAGCGGTGCCAGAGGTTCATGTGGAGGCTGATGGAGAAGCCCGATTCCTCCCTGCCCGCGCGCATCGTGGCCATCGCGTCGTTCCTCTCCATCCTGGTCTCCGCGGTGGTGATGTGCGTGAGCACCATCCCGGAGCTCCAGGTGACGAACGTGGAGGGGAAACAGGTGGAAAACCCGACCTTGGAGGGCATCGAGACCGCGTGCATGTTGTGGTTCACGGCGGAGTTCGCGCTGCGCCTCGCCTCGTCCCCGAACAAGCTGCGCTTTGTGCTCTCCTTCATGAACATCATAGACTTCATGGCCATCATGCCTTTCTACGTGGTGCTGTCCCTCACTTGTCTCGGCACCTCCTCCATGATGGAGCTGGTGAACGTGCAGCAGGCCGTCCAGGCGCTGCGCATCATGCGCATCGCGCGGATTTTCAAGCTGGCGCGCCATTCCTCCGGACTGCAGACTCTGACCTACGCGCTGAAGAGGAGCCTCAAAGAGCTGGGACTGCTCCTCATGTACATGGGGGTGGGGATCTTCGTGTTCTCCGCGCTGGCCTACACCATGGAGCAAAGCCACCCGGAGACACTCTTCAGGAGCATCCCCCAGTCCTTCTGGTGGGCCATCATCACCATGACCACAGTGGGTTACGGAGACATTTACCCCAAAACCACGCTGGGCAAGTGCAACGCAGCAGTGAGCTTCCTCTGCGGGGTGATAGCCATCGCGTTACCCATCCACCCCATCATTAACAACTTTGTTGTTTTCTACAACAAGCAGAAAGTTCTGGAGACCGCAGCGAAGCACGAGGTGGAGCTGATGGAGCTGAAGTCCAGCAGAGAGGCGCGCAGGAGAAGCGACGAGTAG
- the atp6v1c2 gene encoding V-type proton ATPase subunit C 1-B: MSDFCLISVPLDKTSLTSVEKLKRSIKKTHMASCWRFTIPDLKVGILDSLLSVSDRLSKLDMLTESVLKKTCQCLKEVMEPPRDKAQESILVNGENLMNYVTKFQWDKSKYPTALPLSTLADIINKEVSLVETELRSRSAAYGGVKASLQSLDNQNGNLQTRSLNGIVSKDDLVVSEYLTTLLVVVSRGSYLQWERSYESFSVFVVPRSSRKLTEDREGAIFAVTLFKRAVCDFKAKALQSKFVVREYSFDVEEKKQLEIVKLSVQKKEQHGILVRWLKVNLTQLFMAWIHLKALRVFVESVLRYGLPVNYQAFLLETDRKRSKKLKEELNSLFVHLDPTASTKDVSYDIPGLCQQDYSSYICFHISTSVLEISEKPDT; encoded by the exons ATGAGTGATTTCTGCTTGATTTCTGTCCCGCTGGACAAGACCAGCTTAACCAGCGTTGAGAAACTCAAGAGGAGCATAAAGAAAACCCACATGGCCTCCTGCTGGAGGTTCACCATCCCTGATCTGAAG GTGGGAATCCTCGACAGTCTCCTCAGCGTCTCTGATCGTCTATCCAAACTCGACATGCTGACTGAAAG TGTGTTGAAGAAAACCTGCCAGTGTTTGAAGGAGGTGATGGAGCCGCCCAGAGACAAAGCTCAGGAAAGCATCTTGGTCAATGGAG AGAACCTGATGAACTACGTGACCAAGTTTCAGTGGGACAAATCCAAGTACCCCACCGCTCTGCCCCTCTCCACCCTGGCAGACATCATCAACAAG GAAGTTTCACTGGTGGAGACGGAGTTACGATCCCGATCTGCAGCGTATGGCGGCGTGAAGGCCAGCCTGCAAAGCTTGGacaaccagaa TGGGAATTTGCAAACCCGCAGTCTGAACGGCATCGTGAGCAAAGACGACCTGGTGGTTTCTGAGTATTTAACaactctgctggtggtggtgagcaG AGGAAGTTACCTGCAGTGGGAGAGAAGCTACGAGTCCTTTTCGGTGTTTGTGGTTCCTCGATCAAGCAG GAAGCTGACGGAGGACAGAGAAGGGGCGATCTTTGCTGTGACCCTCTTCAAAAGAGCTGTATGTGATTTCAAAGCCAAAGCTCTGCAGAGCAA GTTCGTTGTGAGAGAGTACAGCTTTGATGTGGAGGAGAAGAAGCAGCTGGAGATCGTGAAGCTCAGCGTCCAGAAGAAGGAGCAGCAC GGGATCTTGGTGCGTTGGCTGAAGGTGAATCTCACTCAGCTGTTCATGGCCTGGATTCACTTGAAAGCATTAAGAGTCTTTGTTGAATCGGTCCTCAG GTATGGATTACCTGTAAATTATCAGGCTTTTCTCTTAGAAACCGACAGGAAACGCTCAAAGAAACTGAAGGAAGAGCTCAACTCGCTGTTCGTGCATCTGGACCCCACTGCAAGCACGAAAGAT GTGAGCTACGACATCCCAGGTCTCTGCCAGCAGGACTACTCCTCCTACATCTGCTTCCACATCAGCACCAGCGTGCTGGAGATCAGCGAGAAGCCAGACACGTGA
- the odc1 gene encoding ornithine decarboxylase, with product MNPATPTDLDFSFLEEGFSARDIVDQKINESSLTDDRDAFYVCDLGDVLKKHLRWVRALPRVTPFYAVKCNDSQAVVMTLASLGTGFDCASKMEIQLVQSLGVDPSRIIYANPCKQVSQIKYASSHGVQMMTFDSEVELMKVARCHDNAKLVLRIATDDSKAVCRLSVKFGATLKACRGLLERAKELGLDVIGVSFHVGSGCTDAETYTKAIADARCVFDMGEELGFEMDLLDIGGGFPGSDDTELKFEEIAAVINPALDKYFPADAGVRIIAEPGRFYVASAYTLVVNIIAKKVIMDDESASDEEDEGTSDRTLMYYVNDGVYGSFNCIFYDHAHCLPTLHKKPKPDEALYPCSIWGPTCDGLDRIVEQCSLPDLQVGDWLVFDNMGAYTVAASSTFNGFQRPDIHYVMSRPAWLHVQQICSQGLPAPAEDSSPFEVVACCGRESSLEMPTKPCCAHVV from the exons ATGAATCCAGCCACACCAACGGATCTTGACTTCTCCTTCCTTGAAGAGGGTTTCTCTGCTCGGGATATTGTTGACCAAAAAATCAACGAGTCATCCCTGACG GACGACAGGGATGCTTTCTATGTCTGTGACCTGGGGGACGTCTTAAAGAAACACCTTCGCTGGGTGAGGGCGCTGCCTCGCGTTACTCCCTTCTATGCTGTCAAGTGCAACGACAGCCAGGCGGTAGTCATGACTCTGGCATCTCTGGGAACCGGCTTCGACTGTGCAAGCAAG ATGGAGATTCAGCTGGTCCAGTCTTTGGGTGTCGACCCGAGCAGAATTATTTATGCCAACCCCTGCAAGCAGGTTTCTCAGATCAAGTATGCATCGTCACACGGGGTCCAGATGATGACCTTTGACAGTGAAGTGGAGCTCATGAAAGTGGCCCGTTGCCACGACAATGCCAA GCTTGTGTTGCGCATCGCTACCGACGACTCAAAGGCAGTTTGCCGTCTGAGCGTCAAGTTTGGGGCCACTCTGAAAGCTTGCCGAGGTCTTTTGGAGCGAGCCAAGGAACTGGGGCTGGACGTGATCGGTGTCAGTTTTCATGTCGGGAGCGGCTGCACCGATGCGGAGACCTACACCAAAGCCATTGCAGATGCTCGCTGCGTCTTTGACATGGGG GAGGAGCTGGGCTTTGAGATGGACCTTCTGGACATCGGAGGTGGTTTCCCTGGTTCTGATGACACCGAACTGAAATTTGAAGAG ATCGCAGCTGTGATCAACCCGGCCCTCGATAAGTACTTTCCCGCTGACGCCGGTGTGAGAATCATCGCTGAGCCGGGACGCTTCTATGTTGCGTCTGCCTACACGTTGGTGGTGAACATCATCGCAAAGAAGGTCATTATGGATGACGAGTCAGCCTCTGATG aggaaGACGAAGGAACCAGCGACAGGACTCTGATGTACTACGTCAACGATGGCGTCTACGGATCCTTTAATTGCATCTTTTATGACCACGCCCACTGTTTGCCTACGCTGCATAAG AAGCCGAAGCCAGATGAGGCCCTGTACCCCTGCAGCATCTGGGGCCCGACATGCGACGGTCTGGACCGCATTGTGGAGCAGTGTTCCCTGCCAGACCTGCAGGTGGGCGACTGGCTGGTGTTTGACAACATGGGAGCCTACACCGTAGCTGCGTCCTCCACATTCAACGGCTTCCAAAGACCCGACATTCATTACGTCATGTCCCGACCCGCCTG GCTACatgtgcagcagatctgctcccagGGCCTGCCAGCTCCTGCGGAGGACTCTTCCCCGTTCGAGGTGGTGGCGTGCTGCGGCCGAGAGAGCAGCTTGGAGATGCCCACTAAGCCTTGCTGTGCTCACGTGGTTTAA